In Cucurbita pepo subsp. pepo cultivar mu-cu-16 chromosome LG04, ASM280686v2, whole genome shotgun sequence, the following are encoded in one genomic region:
- the LOC111793937 gene encoding uncharacterized protein LOC111793937, producing MSEEALKVLNSMPGLEGNNQSSCKEDLSKQGTGIKTANGNIEELKSKSSASIRPLVNGESSNPVAEVGSSEVEYIESENLTDLEDVSSSLKTLLAGLGSKDWVSVCEALNNTRRLAIYHREDMLDMLGDVISLLVKSMKNPRSAVCKTALMTSADIFIAYNDEVIESLDPMLLQLLLKSSQDKRFVCEAAEKALVAMTSSFSPALLLPKLEPFLKNRNPRIRAKASMCFCRSVPRLGVEGIKAYGIDKLIQTAASQLSDQLPESREAARILLVELQSVYEKFTDLPTTTPEDPEKGSWEDFCQSKLSPLSAQAVLRVKNVSREGIVSSS from the exons ATGTCAGAGGAAGCTCTTAAGGTCCTTAACTCAATGCCTGGACTGGAAGGGAACAACCAAAGCTCTTGTAAAGAGGATCTTAGTAAACAAGGAACAGGTATAAAGACTGCCAATGGGAACATTGAAGAACTGAAAAGTAAAAGCTCTGCTTCTATCAGGCCTCTAGTAAATGGTGAAAGTAGCAACCCTGTTGCCGAGGTTGGTAGTTCGGAAGTAGAATATATCGAATCTGAGAATTTGACCGATTTAGAAGATGTTTCGTCAAGCCTTAAG ACACTCTTAGCTGGATTAGGCTCAAAAGATTGGGTTTCGGTTTGTGAAGCATTGAATAATACAAGAAGACTAGCAATATATCACAGGGAAGACATGCTCGATATGCT GGGAGACGTGATCTCACTTTTGgtgaaatcaatgaaaaatcCTAGAAGTGCTGTCTGCAAAACTGCCCTTATGACATCTGCAGATATTTTCATTGCTTATAACGACGAAGTGATTGAATCATTAGATCCCATG TTGTTGCAGCTTCTTCTGAAGTCTTCTCAAGACAAACGTTTTGTGTGCGAAGCTGCCGAGAAAGCTCTGGTAGCAATGACTTCTTCGTTTTCCCCTGCATTATTGTTACCAAAGTTGGAACCATTTCTTAAGAATAGAAACCCGAGAATTCGAGCCAAGGCTTCAATGTGCTTTTGTCGAAGTGTTCCACGACTG GGTGTTGAAGGGATAAAAGCATATGGAATCGACAAATTGATTCAAACAGCAGCATCCCAGCTCAGTGACCAGCTTCCCGAGTCTAGGGAGGCAGCTCGAATCCTCCTCGTGGAGCTGCAATCTGTGTACGAGAAGTTCACCGACCTCCCAACGACAACGCCTGAAGATCCAGAGAAAGGCTCTTGGGAAGACTTTTGTCAATCAAAGCTCTCCCCTTTAAGTGCACAAGCTGTCCTTCGCGTCAAGAACGTCTCTCGGGAAGGTATTGTCTCGAGTTCTTGA